In Salvelinus sp. IW2-2015 linkage group LG23, ASM291031v2, whole genome shotgun sequence, a genomic segment contains:
- the emsy gene encoding BRCA2-interacting transcriptional repressor EMSY isoform X1, which translates to MQLMIQQEKPQLAGTMPVVWPTLLDLGRDECKRILRKLELEAYAGVISALRAQGDLTKDKKDLLGELTKVLSISTERHRAEVRRAVNDERLTTIAYHMSGPNSSSEWSIEGRRLVPLMPRLVPQTAFTVTANAVASATANQNASLLLPAETGNKEVVVCYSYTSTTSTSATAPSGSAAATVKSPRPASPASNMVVLPSGSTVYVKSVSCSDEDEKPRKRRRTNSSSSSPVVLKEVAKVAPPMSKTITVPVSGSPKMSNIMQSIANSLPPHMSPVKITFTKPTTQTTNTTTQKVIIVTTSPSSNFVPNILSKSHSHNYAAAMSKLVSTSMLTSANQKQTVFIPASSSPSSAPNTVAVTTMVSSSPSVVMSTIAQGGSSTGMKVASARLPSPKTMVGSPTQILAQFPKQHQQSPKQLQQGSPMGAGAMGQAQSSTTLPGSKPTIQIKQESGVKIITQQIQPSKILPKPSVGMSSSSSSPIMVVSSNGAIMTTKLVSQPTGTQATYSRPTVSPSIGARMATSTSGATYVKTTSGSIITVVPKSLATLGGKIISSNIVSGTTTKITTIPMTSKPNVIVVQKTTGKATTIQGLPGKNVVTTLLNAGGEKTLQGVPGSKPAIITASRPITKMIVTQPKGMGSGVQPNTTTKIIPTKIVYGQQGKTQVLIKPKPISQTAVLSEQTRQLVSETLQQASRVADGQEGALKDESGGIAEGSFQPAEGCHDSQPVVHIISSRGQEWAEQHEVSVESGPTIIYQDVSTGNVTQSATSTIKALLELQQTTVKDKSEAKPRQHTIDLSQMAVPFQMAQDKKQQDPVSPGTSTVETEPSTEYITAVKASRAGPSSGGDMVMSASQQLAASSQSTGHTPMVVKSIPTSSAVTVTRIVQLASEGQLIHSKQAEEMVMEEGELEGDTLDPQTGLFYRSIQLAAAPAPQHHTLPQPQSQSHSEPQSEQGRHMPNSTQPPQLHSKPQMSQPSSTLVKKPPQLQEQYQPKPQAPGQSLKERPSSASGSPQLVGLGTPTKPPSLTPQLPKLQQAPTSHHRPIHTQLSQPPPLQAHHPVGADKTPSTSLPPIITQGASITKITFGGSSSHQSPPVSSSGEATAKLVPAEPSSSGPSGGEKPSVSDILKISMMEAEIDPSAEPMVVDSSSDCSPYGKGVGGDLGVLGGSGPVISSSGASLHHSSHSKPQHSQFSRIQGLVAKGKEDLDVIEVIPRYSIMPDSSQSNVVVEPSGFLEISNYTSQRLDEESVMEQEVDSSNDEATTVSPMEGCADQSQ; encoded by the exons atgcag TTGATGATTCAGCAGGAGAAACCGCAGCTGGCCGGCACCATGCCTGTGGTGTGGCCCACCCTCCTTGACTTGGGCAGGGATGAGTGTAAGAGAATCCTCCGTAAACTTg AGCTGGAGGCGTATGCCGGTGTTATCAGTGCTTTGCGAGCCCAAGGCGACCTCACCAAGGATAAGAAGGATCTCCTTGGAGAACTCACTAAAGTCCTCAG CATTTCAACAGAGCGTCATCGTGCAGAGGTCCGTAGGGCAGTCAATGATGAGCGCCTTACCACCATTGCCTATCA CATGTCAGGTCCCAACAGCTCCTCAGAGTGGTCCATCGAGGGGCGTCGGCTGGTCCCGCTGATGCCCAGACTGGTCCCCCAGACCGCCTTCACTGTGACGGCCAACGCAGTGGCCAGCGCCACAGCCAATCAGAACGCTTCGCTTCTGCTGCCTGCCGAAACAGGAAATAAAGAAG TGGTTGTTTGCTACTCCTACACAAGCACCACGTCCACCAGTGCCACGGCACCCAGCGGCAGTGCAGCAGCCACGGTGAAATCCCCCCGTCCGGCCAGCCCTGCCTCAAACATGGTGGTGCTGCCCAGCGGGAGCACCGTCTATGTGAAAA gCGTGAGCTGCTCGGATGAGGACGAGAAGCCGCGTAAGCGGAGGCGGACTAACTCCTCAAGCTCCTCCCCTGTGGTGCTGAAGGAAGTGGCCAAGGTGGCCCCGCCCATGTCCAAGACCATCACTGTGCCGGTGAGCGGCAGCCCCAAGATGAGCAACATCATGCAGAGCATCGCTAACTCCCTGCCACCGCACATGTCCCCCGTCAAGATCACCTTCACCAAGCCCACCACCCAGACCACTAACACCACCACGCAGAAG GTAATCATTGTGACGACCTCTCCAAGCTCCAACTTCGTTCCCAACATCCTGTCCAAGTCTCACTCACACAACTACGCGGCGGCCATGTCCAAGTTGGTGTCCACCTCCATGCTGACCTCGGCCAACCAGAAGCAGACAGTGTTCATCCCGGCCAGCTCCAGTCCCTCCTCGGCCCCAAACACGGTCGCTGTGACCACCATGGTTTCTTCCAGCCCATCTGTGGTCATGTCGACAATAGCGCAGG GTGGCTCGTCGACGGGCATGAAAGTGGCCTCCGCCAGGCTCCCCTCTCCTAAGACCATGGTGGGCTCTCCAACCCAGATTCTGGCCCAGTTCCCCAAGCAGCACCAGCAGTCACCCAAGCAGCTGCAGCAGGGCTCCCCCATGGGGGCCGGCGCCATGGGCCAGGCTCAGTCCTCCACCACTCTCCCCGGCTCCAAACCCACCATCCAGATTAAGCAGGAGTCAG GTGTGAAAATCATCACCCAGCAGATACAGCCCAGTAAGATCCTGCCCAAGCCCTCTGTAGGCATGTCCAGCAGCAGTTCCTCCCCCATCATGGTTGTCAGTAGCAACGGGGCCATCATGACCACCAAGTTGGTGTCCCAGCCCACAG GCACCCAGGCCACATACTCAAGGCCCACTGTGAGCCCCTCCATTGGCGCGAGGATGGCGACGTCAACCAGTGGTGCCACCTACGTCAAGACCACCAGCGGCAGCATCATCACGGTGGTCCCCAAGTCTCTAGCCACACTGGGCGGCAAGATCATCAGCAGCAACATTGTGTCTG GTACAACAACTAAGATAACCACCATTCCTATGACGTCCAAGCCCAATGTTATTGTGGTGCAAAAGACCACTGGCAAAGCAACGACCATCCAGGGCCTGCCTGGCAAGAATGTGGTCACCACACTGTTGAATGCAGGG GGCGAAAAGACCCTGCAGGGTGTGCCGGGGTCCAAGCCAGCCATCATCACAGCCTCCAGACCCATCACCAAGATGATCGTGACCCAGCCGAAAGGCATGGGCTCTGGGGTGCAGCCCAACACCACCACCAAGATCATCCCCACCAAAATAGTGTACGGCCAGCAGGGCAAGACCCAG GTGCTGATCAAGCCCAAGCCCATCTCCCAGACTGCAGTGTTGAGCGAGCAGACCAGGCAGCTGGTGAGCGAAACACTGCAGCAGGCGTCCAGGGTGGCTGACGGACAGGAGGGGGCGCTGAAGGATGAGTCAGGTGGCATCGCCGAGGGCAGCTTCCAGCCCGCCGAAGGCTGTCACG ACTCCCAGCCCGTAGTGCACATCATCTCCTCCAGAGGGCAGGAGTGGGCTGAGCAGCATGAAGTGTCGGTGGAGTCCGGCCCCACCATCATCTACCAGGACGTGTCTACGGGGAACGTGACCCAGTCGGCCACCTCAACCATTAAggccctgctggagctgcagcAAACCACAG TGAAGGACAAGAGTGAGGCGAAGCCCAGGCAGCACACCATAGACCTGAGCCAGATGGCTGTGCCCTTTCAGATGGCCCAGGACAAGAAGCAGCAGGATCCAGTCTCCCCTGGGACATCCACTGTAGAGACTGAACCGTCCACTGAATACATCACTGCTG TTAAAGCCAGCCGGGCCGGACCATCCTCTGGAGGCGACATGGTCATGTCCGCTAGCCAGCAACTGGCGGCGTCCTCACAGAGCACAGGTCACACCCCCATGGTGGTCAAGTCCATCCCAACTTCCTCTGCGGTCACCGTCACACGCATTGTCCAACTG GCGTCGGAGGGCCAGCTTATCCACAGTAAGCAGGCGGAGGAGATGGTGATGGAGGAGGGCGAACTAGAAGGGGATACCCTGGACCCCCAGACGGGCCTGTTCTACCGTTCCATCCAACTCGCGGCAGCCCCTGCCCCTCAGCACCACACACTCCCCCAACCCCAAAGCCAGTCACACTCTGAGCCCCAGTCGGAGCAGGGCAGACACATGCCCAACTCCACCCAACCCCCACAGCTACACAGCAAGCCCCAGATGAGCCAGCCTTCCTCCACCTTGGTGAAGAAGCCACCACAGCTCCAAGAGCAGTACCAGCCCAAGCCCCAGGCTCCAGGGCAGAGCCTGAAGGAGAGGCCCTCCTCTGCCTCGGGATCCCCCCAGCTGGTGGGCCTGGGCACCCCTACAAAGCCACCCTCCCTCACCCCCCAGCTCCCCAAGCTGCAGCAGGCGCCCACCTCCCACCACAGGCCCATCCACACACAGCTGTCCCAGCCGCCACCCCTGCAGGCCCACCACCCGGTGGGTGCAGACAAGACCCCTTCCACAAGCCTG CCGCCAATCATCACCCAGGGCGCCAGCATCACCAAGATCACCTTCGGCGGTAGCAGCAGCCACCAGTCCCCGCCCGTGTCCAGCAGTGGCGAGGCCACAGCGAAGCTGGTCCCCGCCGAGCCCAGCAGCTCGGGCCCGTCCGGCGGCGAGAAGCCCTCCGTATCGGACATCCTCAAGATCTCCATGATGGAAGCGGAGATCGACCCTAGCGCCGAGCCAATGGTGGTGGACTCGTCCAGCGACTGCAGCCCCTACGGGAAGGGTGTTGGGGGAGATTTAGGTGTGTTGGGGGGCTCAGGCCCGGTCATCAGCAGCTCGGGGGCCTCCCTGCACCACTCATCCCACTCCAAGCCCCAGCATAGCCAGTTTAGCCGCATCCAGGGCCTAGTGGCCAAGGGCAAAGAAGACCTGGACGTCATTGAG GTGATCCCTCGGTACTCTATCATGCCAGACTCTAGCCAGTCCAACGTGGTGGTGGAGCCCAGCGGCTTCCTCGAGATCAGCAACTACACCAGCCAGCGGCTGGACGAGGAGAGCGTCATGGAGCAAGAGGTGGACAGCAGCAATGACGAGGCCACGACTGTCAGCCCCATGGAGGGCTGCGCCGACCAGTCCCAGTGA
- the emsy gene encoding BRCA2-interacting transcriptional repressor EMSY isoform X2, with product MLMIQQEKPQLAGTMPVVWPTLLDLGRDECKRILRKLELEAYAGVISALRAQGDLTKDKKDLLGELTKVLSISTERHRAEVRRAVNDERLTTIAYHMSGPNSSSEWSIEGRRLVPLMPRLVPQTAFTVTANAVASATANQNASLLLPAETGNKEVVVCYSYTSTTSTSATAPSGSAAATVKSPRPASPASNMVVLPSGSTVYVKSVSCSDEDEKPRKRRRTNSSSSSPVVLKEVAKVAPPMSKTITVPVSGSPKMSNIMQSIANSLPPHMSPVKITFTKPTTQTTNTTTQKVIIVTTSPSSNFVPNILSKSHSHNYAAAMSKLVSTSMLTSANQKQTVFIPASSSPSSAPNTVAVTTMVSSSPSVVMSTIAQGGSSTGMKVASARLPSPKTMVGSPTQILAQFPKQHQQSPKQLQQGSPMGAGAMGQAQSSTTLPGSKPTIQIKQESGVKIITQQIQPSKILPKPSVGMSSSSSSPIMVVSSNGAIMTTKLVSQPTGTQATYSRPTVSPSIGARMATSTSGATYVKTTSGSIITVVPKSLATLGGKIISSNIVSGTTTKITTIPMTSKPNVIVVQKTTGKATTIQGLPGKNVVTTLLNAGGEKTLQGVPGSKPAIITASRPITKMIVTQPKGMGSGVQPNTTTKIIPTKIVYGQQGKTQVLIKPKPISQTAVLSEQTRQLVSETLQQASRVADGQEGALKDESGGIAEGSFQPAEGCHDSQPVVHIISSRGQEWAEQHEVSVESGPTIIYQDVSTGNVTQSATSTIKALLELQQTTVKDKSEAKPRQHTIDLSQMAVPFQMAQDKKQQDPVSPGTSTVETEPSTEYITAVKASRAGPSSGGDMVMSASQQLAASSQSTGHTPMVVKSIPTSSAVTVTRIVQLASEGQLIHSKQAEEMVMEEGELEGDTLDPQTGLFYRSIQLAAAPAPQHHTLPQPQSQSHSEPQSEQGRHMPNSTQPPQLHSKPQMSQPSSTLVKKPPQLQEQYQPKPQAPGQSLKERPSSASGSPQLVGLGTPTKPPSLTPQLPKLQQAPTSHHRPIHTQLSQPPPLQAHHPVGADKTPSTSLPPIITQGASITKITFGGSSSHQSPPVSSSGEATAKLVPAEPSSSGPSGGEKPSVSDILKISMMEAEIDPSAEPMVVDSSSDCSPYGKGVGGDLGVLGGSGPVISSSGASLHHSSHSKPQHSQFSRIQGLVAKGKEDLDVIEVIPRYSIMPDSSQSNVVVEPSGFLEISNYTSQRLDEESVMEQEVDSSNDEATTVSPMEGCADQSQ from the exons TTGATGATTCAGCAGGAGAAACCGCAGCTGGCCGGCACCATGCCTGTGGTGTGGCCCACCCTCCTTGACTTGGGCAGGGATGAGTGTAAGAGAATCCTCCGTAAACTTg AGCTGGAGGCGTATGCCGGTGTTATCAGTGCTTTGCGAGCCCAAGGCGACCTCACCAAGGATAAGAAGGATCTCCTTGGAGAACTCACTAAAGTCCTCAG CATTTCAACAGAGCGTCATCGTGCAGAGGTCCGTAGGGCAGTCAATGATGAGCGCCTTACCACCATTGCCTATCA CATGTCAGGTCCCAACAGCTCCTCAGAGTGGTCCATCGAGGGGCGTCGGCTGGTCCCGCTGATGCCCAGACTGGTCCCCCAGACCGCCTTCACTGTGACGGCCAACGCAGTGGCCAGCGCCACAGCCAATCAGAACGCTTCGCTTCTGCTGCCTGCCGAAACAGGAAATAAAGAAG TGGTTGTTTGCTACTCCTACACAAGCACCACGTCCACCAGTGCCACGGCACCCAGCGGCAGTGCAGCAGCCACGGTGAAATCCCCCCGTCCGGCCAGCCCTGCCTCAAACATGGTGGTGCTGCCCAGCGGGAGCACCGTCTATGTGAAAA gCGTGAGCTGCTCGGATGAGGACGAGAAGCCGCGTAAGCGGAGGCGGACTAACTCCTCAAGCTCCTCCCCTGTGGTGCTGAAGGAAGTGGCCAAGGTGGCCCCGCCCATGTCCAAGACCATCACTGTGCCGGTGAGCGGCAGCCCCAAGATGAGCAACATCATGCAGAGCATCGCTAACTCCCTGCCACCGCACATGTCCCCCGTCAAGATCACCTTCACCAAGCCCACCACCCAGACCACTAACACCACCACGCAGAAG GTAATCATTGTGACGACCTCTCCAAGCTCCAACTTCGTTCCCAACATCCTGTCCAAGTCTCACTCACACAACTACGCGGCGGCCATGTCCAAGTTGGTGTCCACCTCCATGCTGACCTCGGCCAACCAGAAGCAGACAGTGTTCATCCCGGCCAGCTCCAGTCCCTCCTCGGCCCCAAACACGGTCGCTGTGACCACCATGGTTTCTTCCAGCCCATCTGTGGTCATGTCGACAATAGCGCAGG GTGGCTCGTCGACGGGCATGAAAGTGGCCTCCGCCAGGCTCCCCTCTCCTAAGACCATGGTGGGCTCTCCAACCCAGATTCTGGCCCAGTTCCCCAAGCAGCACCAGCAGTCACCCAAGCAGCTGCAGCAGGGCTCCCCCATGGGGGCCGGCGCCATGGGCCAGGCTCAGTCCTCCACCACTCTCCCCGGCTCCAAACCCACCATCCAGATTAAGCAGGAGTCAG GTGTGAAAATCATCACCCAGCAGATACAGCCCAGTAAGATCCTGCCCAAGCCCTCTGTAGGCATGTCCAGCAGCAGTTCCTCCCCCATCATGGTTGTCAGTAGCAACGGGGCCATCATGACCACCAAGTTGGTGTCCCAGCCCACAG GCACCCAGGCCACATACTCAAGGCCCACTGTGAGCCCCTCCATTGGCGCGAGGATGGCGACGTCAACCAGTGGTGCCACCTACGTCAAGACCACCAGCGGCAGCATCATCACGGTGGTCCCCAAGTCTCTAGCCACACTGGGCGGCAAGATCATCAGCAGCAACATTGTGTCTG GTACAACAACTAAGATAACCACCATTCCTATGACGTCCAAGCCCAATGTTATTGTGGTGCAAAAGACCACTGGCAAAGCAACGACCATCCAGGGCCTGCCTGGCAAGAATGTGGTCACCACACTGTTGAATGCAGGG GGCGAAAAGACCCTGCAGGGTGTGCCGGGGTCCAAGCCAGCCATCATCACAGCCTCCAGACCCATCACCAAGATGATCGTGACCCAGCCGAAAGGCATGGGCTCTGGGGTGCAGCCCAACACCACCACCAAGATCATCCCCACCAAAATAGTGTACGGCCAGCAGGGCAAGACCCAG GTGCTGATCAAGCCCAAGCCCATCTCCCAGACTGCAGTGTTGAGCGAGCAGACCAGGCAGCTGGTGAGCGAAACACTGCAGCAGGCGTCCAGGGTGGCTGACGGACAGGAGGGGGCGCTGAAGGATGAGTCAGGTGGCATCGCCGAGGGCAGCTTCCAGCCCGCCGAAGGCTGTCACG ACTCCCAGCCCGTAGTGCACATCATCTCCTCCAGAGGGCAGGAGTGGGCTGAGCAGCATGAAGTGTCGGTGGAGTCCGGCCCCACCATCATCTACCAGGACGTGTCTACGGGGAACGTGACCCAGTCGGCCACCTCAACCATTAAggccctgctggagctgcagcAAACCACAG TGAAGGACAAGAGTGAGGCGAAGCCCAGGCAGCACACCATAGACCTGAGCCAGATGGCTGTGCCCTTTCAGATGGCCCAGGACAAGAAGCAGCAGGATCCAGTCTCCCCTGGGACATCCACTGTAGAGACTGAACCGTCCACTGAATACATCACTGCTG TTAAAGCCAGCCGGGCCGGACCATCCTCTGGAGGCGACATGGTCATGTCCGCTAGCCAGCAACTGGCGGCGTCCTCACAGAGCACAGGTCACACCCCCATGGTGGTCAAGTCCATCCCAACTTCCTCTGCGGTCACCGTCACACGCATTGTCCAACTG GCGTCGGAGGGCCAGCTTATCCACAGTAAGCAGGCGGAGGAGATGGTGATGGAGGAGGGCGAACTAGAAGGGGATACCCTGGACCCCCAGACGGGCCTGTTCTACCGTTCCATCCAACTCGCGGCAGCCCCTGCCCCTCAGCACCACACACTCCCCCAACCCCAAAGCCAGTCACACTCTGAGCCCCAGTCGGAGCAGGGCAGACACATGCCCAACTCCACCCAACCCCCACAGCTACACAGCAAGCCCCAGATGAGCCAGCCTTCCTCCACCTTGGTGAAGAAGCCACCACAGCTCCAAGAGCAGTACCAGCCCAAGCCCCAGGCTCCAGGGCAGAGCCTGAAGGAGAGGCCCTCCTCTGCCTCGGGATCCCCCCAGCTGGTGGGCCTGGGCACCCCTACAAAGCCACCCTCCCTCACCCCCCAGCTCCCCAAGCTGCAGCAGGCGCCCACCTCCCACCACAGGCCCATCCACACACAGCTGTCCCAGCCGCCACCCCTGCAGGCCCACCACCCGGTGGGTGCAGACAAGACCCCTTCCACAAGCCTG CCGCCAATCATCACCCAGGGCGCCAGCATCACCAAGATCACCTTCGGCGGTAGCAGCAGCCACCAGTCCCCGCCCGTGTCCAGCAGTGGCGAGGCCACAGCGAAGCTGGTCCCCGCCGAGCCCAGCAGCTCGGGCCCGTCCGGCGGCGAGAAGCCCTCCGTATCGGACATCCTCAAGATCTCCATGATGGAAGCGGAGATCGACCCTAGCGCCGAGCCAATGGTGGTGGACTCGTCCAGCGACTGCAGCCCCTACGGGAAGGGTGTTGGGGGAGATTTAGGTGTGTTGGGGGGCTCAGGCCCGGTCATCAGCAGCTCGGGGGCCTCCCTGCACCACTCATCCCACTCCAAGCCCCAGCATAGCCAGTTTAGCCGCATCCAGGGCCTAGTGGCCAAGGGCAAAGAAGACCTGGACGTCATTGAG GTGATCCCTCGGTACTCTATCATGCCAGACTCTAGCCAGTCCAACGTGGTGGTGGAGCCCAGCGGCTTCCTCGAGATCAGCAACTACACCAGCCAGCGGCTGGACGAGGAGAGCGTCATGGAGCAAGAGGTGGACAGCAGCAATGACGAGGCCACGACTGTCAGCCCCATGGAGGGCTGCGCCGACCAGTCCCAGTGA